In Uranotaenia lowii strain MFRU-FL chromosome 2, ASM2978415v1, whole genome shotgun sequence, one genomic interval encodes:
- the LOC129743913 gene encoding uncharacterized protein LOC129743913, with protein MGEDTRVKIQVFRPTWEEFKNFSKYIEYIESQGANKAGLAKIIPPPEWKPRKGGYDLDGLNLTIPSPICQVVAGKQGLYQQINIQKNSLTVKQFAELANTERYATPKHFDFEDLERKYWKNITYVAPIYGADVCGSITDEDCNIWNINRLGTILDFVNQDYGISIDGVNTAYLYFGMWKTTFAWHTEDMDLYSINYLHFGAPKTWYAVPPEYGRKLEKVANSYFPASYKTCSAFLRHKMTLISPQILKQHNIPFDKITQEQNEIMITFPFGYHAGFNHGFNCAESTNFALPRWIEYGKRATQCYCSSDMVKISMDTFVKRFQPEKYEAWMNGTDFGPHPEDPSHIVGPPPRNTECEQDEGIESFTEEGEQVAMKKACNMVANLRKMSFKEKNPDLDLNDIQNNPHIPDDVKMVLSGALTMADEGDDDVEEVEAPCKSEASDSFKSSSYDPFGSEDDDDEYEEDDEGKLSSKRKKRKKKKNDSDYDDDWYSSHGKSKRTRSPTKKLSKEERAARAERENKRQERRSKLEEKQKRREEERKERERLKNEREAEKERSRLEKKEQRSTDSRKKAVDRIREQMRKSDGSSPKKAANGTSPAMKKVQQQLKKELPPALKMLEHHKKFEEPDIKQEKPDVDEHQGQSLVSKILSGQIAPSQSQIESLRALHLEEQARKLEESTRKLMDSILKRSAKPRTFNLSSASLNLSGSSLNLSRPKLEQNTLTMSNSSMDLSLVKQEKIDPSDEQDGIQFEVDSVDGTLDLSTVKMEPEDDEMDPNLDFPRRKRTPYTPGQLIELEKHFAENNFVGHRQRAIIAESLNLSERQVKIWFQNRRAKVRRIESGYGRGMGNRKPDGYFDDPDENTQPTLEVDDLDSSKLSDAEGEKQLTDLDKSTEDARGDISNSSIGEPRNHSSQSTSRSRRDDSRRKRTNFTKEQSAQLEREFHFKKYITITERYEIATRLKLNELQVQVWFQNRRARWTRHRPPRKDGEPDLLDDIKIEDARLEEADMNSDSNLASEEGLSLDETQAAKILLHLDRPIKNEPMDFSKGGTVRTSTVQLDKSLLSDIGIPLKDESDDISDDECFPVDDETVVVKIDEKGQTLSLELLSAAIDLTVNSKDDETDISNDKNTENKRVVESPTLESISLLDMPELEKVSSEKESEEPSKPNDNSQDEESTTIKHEPFDSPVDDGSLSADVDLNGDDDTISKTCRPLSAAEMNDLGPIAYTQADVKPETIDELKSSVDSKSLGNKTTNAKLAASSEKIKEPDSTSSTNVKAKTIETEKRDSKIENAVSDESKTAQESVKKNDADNIKTGKADDDKKLVETSAKLELTDKTNSAADQDSNCASNSDSESGEKVKSETVDKETLEDIKSSTDTKTAAASASSASEPADPPSN; from the exons ATTATTCCCCCACCAGAATGGAAACCACGCAAAGGCGGATACGATTTGGATGGATTGAATCTGACAATTCCGTCGCCGATCTGTCAGGTAGTGGCCGGCAAGCAGGGTCTGTATCAGCAGatcaatattcagaaaaattCTCTAACGGTGAAACAGTTTGCGGAATTGGCCAACACAGAAAG ATATGCTACACCAAAACATTTCGATTTCGAGGATCTGGAGcgtaaatattggaaaaatataaCGTATGTCGCCCCAATTTATGGAGCCGACGTTTGCGGGAGTATTACAGATGAAGATTGTAAT ATTTGGAACATCAATCGGCTCGGCACAATCTTGGACTTCGTGAATCAGGACTATGGCATCTCCATTGACGGCGTCAATACAGCCTACCTTTACTTTGGCATGTGGAAGACAACCTTCGCCTGGCACACGGAAGATATGGATCTGTATTCGATCAATTACTTACACTTTGGAGCTCCTAAGACTTGGTACGCTGTTCCTCCTGAGTATGGTCGTAAGTTGGAGAAGGTAGCGAACAGCTATTTCCCTGCCAGTTACAAGACCTGTTCGGCTTTCCTGCGCCACAAGATGACGCTGATAAGtcctcaaattttgaaacagcACAACATCCCTTTCGATAAGATAACCCAAGAACAGAATGAAATCATGATTACGTTCCCATTCGGGTACCATGCTGGTTTCAATCATGGCTTCAATTGTGCAGAATCCACCAATTTTGCACTGCCCCGATGGATCGAGTATGGCAAACGTGCCACTCAGTGCTACTGCAGTTCAGACATGGTCAAGATCTCAATGGATACATTTGTGAAACGATTCCAACCGGAGAAGTACGAAGCATGGATGAATGGAACGGACTTTGGTCCTCATCCGGAAGATCCATCGCATATCGTTGGCCCTCCTCCCCGTAACACCGAATGCGAACAAGACGAAGGTATAGAGTCATTTACAGAAGAGGGTGAACAAGTTGCCATGAAAAAGGCCTGTAATATGGTAGCCAATTTGCGAAAGATGtctttcaaagagaaaaatcCGGACCTAGACTTGAATGATATCCAGAACAATCCACATATTCCGGATGACGTCAAGATGGTCCTAAGTGGCGCTTTAACGATGGCCGATGAAGGGGATGACGATGTAGAAGAGGTAGAAGCGCCATGTAAATCGGAAGCCTCTGACAGTTTCAAGTCATCTTCGTATGATCCGTTCGGGTcagaagatgatgatgatgagtatGAAGAAGACGATGAAGGTAAACTAAGTTCGAAGCGTAAGAAGcgcaaaaagaagaaaaatgataGCGATTACGATGATGATTGGTACTCGTCTCATGGCAAATCAAAACGCACGCGATCTCCTACCAAGAAACTGTCCAAGGAAGAGCGAGCGGCGAGAGCCGAGCGTGAAAACAAGCGACAGGAACGACGTTCTAAACTGGAAGAGAAACAAAAACGTCGTGAGGAGGAGCGAAAGGAACGGGAACGGTTGAAAAATGAACGGGAAGCCGAGAAAGAACGCAGTCGTCTGGAGAAGAAAGAACAGCGTTCGACAGATTCCAGAAAGAAAGCAGTGGATAGAATACGGGAACAGATGCGGAAATCGGATGGCAGTTCACCGAAAAAAGCCGCTAACGGAACGTCACCGGCTATGAAAAAAGTTCAGCAGCAGTTGAAGAAAGAACTTCCCCCAGCGTTGAAAATGTTGGAGCACCACAAGAAGTTTGAAG aaCCGGACATCAAGCAGGAGAAACCAGATGTGGATGAACATCAAGGTCAAAGTTTGGTATCGAAAATATTATCCGGACAAATAGCCCCAAGCCAAAGCCAAATAGAAAGTCTTCGAGCTCTGCACTTGGAGGAACAAGCGCGTAAACTAGAGGAGTCTACTCGAAAATTGATGGATTCTATCCTCAAAAGATCTGCAAAACCAAGGACGTTTAACTTGAGCAGTGCTTCGCTTAATTTGAGTGGTTCTTCGCTTAACCTAAGTAGGCCAAAGCTGGAGCAAAATACACTTACAATGAGTAACTCTAGCATGGATTTAAGTCTAGTTAAGCAGGAGAAAATAGATCCATCAGATGAACAGGATGGAATACAATTTGAGGTAGACAGTGTCGATGGCACACTAGACCTTTCAACCGTCAAGATGGAGCCAGAAGACGATGAGATGGACCCTAACTTAGATTTTCCTAGACGAAAACGAACTCCTTACACTCCTGGCCAACTGATAGAACTCGAAAAACATTTCGCCGAGAATAACTTTGTAGGTCATAGACAACGAGCAATAATAGCCGAAAGTTTGAATCTTTCCGAGCGACAG gttaaaatttggttccaaaatCGGCGTGCTAAAGTAAGACGAATCGAATCGGGATACGGACGAGGAATGGGAAATCGGAAACCCGATGGGTACTTCGATGATCCTGATGAAAACACGCAACCGACATTAGAAGTGGATGATCTTGATTCCTCTAAATTATCGGATGCAGAAGGAGAAAAACAACTTACAG ATCTAGATAAGTCAACCGAGGACGCTCGTGGGGACATTTCAAATAGCAGCATTGGAGAACCTAGAAATCATAGTAGTCAATCAACCAGCAGATCGCGGCGGGATGATAGTCGTCGGAAGAGGACCAACTTTACTAAGGAGCAATCGGCTCAATTGGAACGTGAATTTCATTTCAAGAAGTACATCACTATCACGGAACGGTATGAAATTGCTACAAGGTTGAAGCTGAATGAATTGCAG gtTCAAGTTTGGTTCCAAAATCGACGTGCCCGTTGGACAAGGCACCGTCCCCCGAGAAAGGACGGCGAACCAGATCTGCTGGATGATATCAAAATAGAAGACGCTCGTTTGGAGGAGGCTGATATGAACTCGGATTCGAATTTGGCTTCCGAAGAAGGGCTCAGCTTGGATGAAACACAAGCCGCGAAAATACTGCTTCATTTGGATCGACCAATCAAAAACGAACCGATGGACTTTTCAAAGGGGGGAACCGTTCGTACCAGCACGGTGCAATTGGATAAATCGTTACTGTCAGACATTGGAATCCCCTTGAAAGACGAGTCAGATGATATATCAGATGACGAATGTTTTCCGGTTGACGACGAAACTGTCGTGGTTAAGATTGATGAAAAAGGTCAAACACTTTCGTTGGAACTCCTATCAGCAGCAATAGATTTGACTGTAAATAGCAAAGATGATGAGACAGACATTTCCAATGATAAAAATACTGAGAATAAAAGGGTCGTTGAAAGTCCAACACTCGAATCGATCTCCCTCCTTGATATGCCTGAATTGGAAAAAGTGTCTAGTGAAAAAGAGAGCGAAGAACCTTCTAAACCGAACGATAATTCGCAGGATGAAGAATCTACAACCATTAAACATGAACCGTTTGATTCACCTGTAGACGATGGGAGCTTATCTGCAGATGTAGATCTCAATGGCGATGATGACACTATAAGCAAAACTTGCAGGCCACTTTCAGCTGCCGAAATGAATGATTTAGGACCAATAGCTTATACTCAGGCAGACGTAAAGCCCGAAACAATCGATGAATTAAAATCATCAGTAGATTCAAAATCACTTGGAAATAAGACAACTAATGCAAAATTGGCTGCTTCCTCTGAAAAGATTAAAGAGCCAGATTCAACGAGCTCTACGAACGTTAAGGCGAAAAcaattgaaactgaaaaaaggGATTCAAAGATTGAAAATGCTGTTTCTGATGAATCCAAAACTGCACAGGAGTCAGTTAAGAAAAATGATGCAGATAATATcaaaacaggaaaagctgaCGACGATAAAAAGTTGGTTGAAACTAGCGCTAAATTAGAACTAACAGATAAAACCAACTCTGCCGCTGACCAGGATTCTAACTGTGCTTCAAACAGTGATTCGGAATCAGGTGAAAAGGTCAAATCGGAGACAGTCGATAAAGAAACACTGGAAGACATTAAATCTTCAACCGATACTAAAACTGCAGCCGCTTCTGCATCGTCAGCTTCAGAACCGGCAGACCCCCCTTCGAATTAG